The following coding sequences lie in one Synechococcus sp. PCC 7336 genomic window:
- a CDS encoding DNA-directed RNA polymerase subunit gamma, with translation MTKLEQRFDYVKIGLASPDRIMEWGQRTLPNGTIVGEVTKPETINYRTLKPEMDGLFCERIFGPAKDWECHCGKYKRVRHRGIVCERCGVEVTESRVRRHRMGYIDLAAPVTHVWYLKGIPSHIATLLDMPLRDVEQVVYFNAYVVIDPGNAENLTYKQLLSEDQFIEIEDQLYEEGSELQLPPDWAAIGAEAIQRLLMDIEMEDEAESLREGIATSRGQKRARLIKRLRVLDNFIATESRPEWMILEAIPVIPPDLRPMVQLDGGRFATSDLNDLYRRVINRNNRLARLQEIMAPEIIVRNEKRMLQEAVDALIDNGRRGRTVVGANNRPLKSLSDIIEGKQGRFRQNLLGKRVDYSGRSVIVVGPKLKMHQCGLPKEMAIELFQPFVIHKLIKRGVVNNIKAAKKMIVTNDSAIWDVLEEVIDGHPVLLNRAPTLHRLGIQAFEPILVEGRAIQLHPLVCPAFNADFDGDQMAVHVPLSLEAQAEARLLMLASNNILSPATGTPIITPSQDMVLGCYYLTADNPKRQKGKDKYFSDIEDVLVAYEQGIVDLHTYIWVRYDGPVEGSSNGNPKVTEAEDGSVLKEYADLRVRESAAGELLSQYLHTTPGRIIFNKVIQESLA, from the coding sequence ATGACCAAACTCGAGCAGCGCTTTGATTACGTCAAGATCGGTCTAGCATCGCCCGATCGGATTATGGAATGGGGTCAGCGCACTCTGCCCAACGGTACCATTGTCGGCGAAGTCACCAAGCCCGAAACGATTAACTACCGTACCCTCAAGCCCGAAATGGATGGCTTGTTTTGCGAGCGCATCTTCGGTCCGGCCAAAGACTGGGAATGTCACTGCGGCAAATACAAGCGGGTGCGACATCGCGGTATTGTTTGCGAGCGCTGCGGCGTTGAAGTAACCGAATCCCGGGTGCGGCGCCACCGCATGGGGTACATCGATCTCGCCGCCCCTGTCACCCACGTTTGGTACCTCAAAGGGATTCCCAGCCACATTGCCACCCTCTTAGATATGCCCCTGCGGGATGTGGAACAGGTAGTTTATTTCAATGCCTATGTGGTGATCGATCCCGGTAACGCCGAGAACCTCACCTACAAGCAACTGCTCAGCGAAGATCAATTCATCGAAATTGAAGATCAGCTGTACGAGGAGGGATCGGAGCTGCAGTTGCCCCCCGACTGGGCTGCGATCGGGGCCGAAGCCATCCAGAGACTGCTGATGGATATTGAGATGGAGGATGAGGCGGAAAGTTTGCGGGAAGGCATTGCCACCTCTCGGGGCCAAAAGCGGGCTCGCCTGATCAAGCGGCTGCGGGTGCTGGACAATTTTATTGCCACCGAATCTCGTCCCGAGTGGATGATTTTAGAAGCCATTCCCGTGATTCCCCCCGACCTGCGCCCGATGGTGCAGTTGGATGGCGGTCGCTTTGCCACCTCCGACCTGAACGATCTCTACCGGCGCGTGATCAATCGCAATAACCGCTTGGCTCGCCTGCAAGAAATCATGGCTCCTGAAATCATCGTGCGCAACGAAAAGCGGATGCTGCAGGAGGCCGTGGACGCTCTGATTGATAACGGTCGTCGCGGTCGCACGGTGGTGGGAGCCAATAACCGTCCATTGAAGTCCCTCTCGGACATCATTGAAGGGAAGCAGGGTCGCTTCCGCCAAAACCTGTTGGGCAAACGGGTGGACTACTCCGGTCGTTCCGTGATTGTGGTGGGGCCGAAGCTGAAGATGCACCAGTGCGGTTTGCCCAAAGAAATGGCGATCGAGCTGTTCCAGCCGTTTGTGATTCACAAATTGATCAAGCGCGGCGTCGTGAACAATATCAAAGCCGCCAAAAAAATGATTGTCACCAACGACTCAGCCATTTGGGATGTGCTGGAAGAGGTGATTGACGGTCACCCGGTTCTGCTCAACCGCGCTCCTACGCTCCACCGTTTGGGGATTCAAGCATTTGAACCTATCTTGGTAGAAGGTCGAGCGATTCAACTGCACCCCCTCGTCTGTCCGGCCTTTAATGCTGACTTTGACGGCGACCAAATGGCCGTTCACGTCCCCCTCTCCCTAGAGGCTCAGGCGGAAGCGCGGCTGCTGATGCTGGCCTCCAATAATATTCTCTCTCCCGCTACAGGCACCCCCATTATCACCCCCAGTCAGGATATGGTTCTGGGGTGTTACTACCTGACTGCTGATAACCCCAAACGGCAGAAGGGGAAAGACAAGTACTTTTCTGACATTGAAGATGTGTTGGTGGCCTACGAGCAAGGCATTGTGGATTTGCACACCTATATTTGGGTGCGTTACGACGGCCCCGTAGAGGGCAGCAGTAATGGCAACCCTAAGGTAACCGAAGCGGAGGACGGCTCGGTATTGAAGGAATATGCCGATCTCCGCGTGCGCGAGAGTGCGGCTGGCGAATTGCTCTCCCAATACCTCCACACCACTCCCGGACGCATCATCTTCAATAAAGTGATTCAAGAGTCGCTCGCCTGA
- a CDS encoding DNA-directed RNA polymerase subunit beta': MTEPLQSNSAKNPKPAFRNHKIDKRGLKKLISWAFSEYGTARTAEMADKLKALGFRYATKAGVSISVEDLQIPPKKKELLAQAEAEIESAQERYTRGEITEIERYQKVIDTWNQTNDDIKNEMVANFETNNPLNSVYMMSNSGARGNISQVRQLVGMRGLMANPRGEIIDLPIKTNFREGLTVTEYIISSYGARKGLVDTALRTADSGYLTRRLVDVSQDVIVREQDCGTDRGIVMESLWDADKAVIELKDRLVGRTLAQDVVDPQTGETIARRNDPIDQELTDIIVASGVEQVMVRSPLTCEANRSVCRTCYGWSLAHSRPVDIGEAVGIIAAQSIGEPGTQLTMRTFHTGGVFTGEIARQIKAPFDGKVSFPKNFRSRPLRTRHGDDALQVEVANTFTLTGDEGQIETIEATPGSTVLVKEGERVQEGQMIAEVAAAGKTARKSTEKAQKDVAADLAGEIRFESLPFEEKTDRQGNTTFMVQRQGIIWVMSGQVYNLPPGAEPVVENGDRIEAGAVIAATSLMTEHGGVVRLPDQLDGKGGREVEIITASVVLDQAKVRAESHQGREQFMLDTAAGQSFLLKTTPGTKVGNNEVVAELQESEYRTQTGGLVKFAGLEVAKRGKAKQGYEITKGGTLLWIPEESHEVNKDISLLNVEDGQYVEAGTEVVKDIFCQTSGVVEVTQKNDILREITIKPGSLHLIDNQADLEIQSGTLVQPGQEAISGVVAESLAYLEQLETTEGPAVLLRPVEEFEIPDEPSVPSQESVSEAGRAIRLLAVQRVPFKDGERIKSIGGVELLKTQLLLEIDTEAPHLKADIELVADESDPELMRLQLVILETLLVRRDIDADLTQGRTQTGLLVQEGDTIEPGSVVARTEIQAKQAGITRGLKGDGEPVRRLLTITDHDFVQVPLSEQTSLTSGDIVRVGDTIAPGTIAPESGQVMAISKDTLTLRIGRPYLVSAGAILQVGDGDLVQRGDNLALLVYERAKTGDIIQGLPRIEELLEARKPKEMCVLCKNSGVVQLTRDDDQMDVKILEEDGTIADYPLLPGQNPIVVDGQQVQAGEPLTDGPANPHDLLDAFFEYHKNELGIDRAAMLAIREVQRFFVNEVQNVYRSQGVDIADKHIEVVVRQMTSKVRVDDGGDTILLPGELVDLYQIQQTNATMAIAGMAPAQYTPVLLGITKASLNTDSFISAASFQETTRVLTEAAIEGKSDWLRGLKENVIIGRLIPAGTGFNTYTEETDEPDILPDDAERPYPSPSVGNPILSDEELVDDFTAKEAILKEQKKQAEADL, from the coding sequence ATGACCGAACCCCTGCAATCCAACTCTGCCAAAAACCCCAAGCCCGCCTTCCGCAACCATAAAATCGATAAGCGCGGCCTCAAAAAATTGATTTCTTGGGCCTTTTCTGAGTACGGCACTGCCCGGACTGCCGAAATGGCCGATAAACTCAAGGCCCTCGGCTTCCGCTATGCCACTAAAGCAGGCGTCTCGATCAGTGTTGAAGACCTGCAGATTCCCCCCAAGAAAAAAGAGCTGCTGGCCCAAGCGGAAGCAGAAATTGAAAGCGCTCAAGAGCGCTACACCCGTGGCGAAATCACCGAGATCGAACGCTATCAAAAAGTCATCGATACCTGGAACCAGACGAACGATGACATCAAAAACGAGATGGTCGCGAACTTCGAGACCAACAATCCGCTCAACTCCGTTTACATGATGTCGAACTCGGGGGCGCGCGGTAACATCTCGCAGGTGCGCCAGTTGGTGGGCATGCGCGGCTTGATGGCGAATCCGCGCGGAGAGATTATTGACTTGCCGATCAAGACCAACTTCCGCGAAGGCTTAACGGTGACGGAATACATTATTTCGTCCTATGGCGCGCGCAAGGGTTTGGTGGATACTGCCCTGCGGACAGCGGACTCCGGCTATCTCACCCGCCGTCTGGTGGACGTGTCCCAAGATGTGATCGTGCGCGAGCAAGATTGCGGCACCGATCGGGGCATTGTGATGGAGTCCCTCTGGGACGCAGATAAGGCAGTGATTGAGCTGAAAGATCGGCTGGTGGGACGCACCCTAGCCCAAGATGTGGTCGATCCCCAAACGGGGGAGACGATCGCCCGACGCAACGACCCGATCGACCAAGAGCTGACGGATATCATTGTGGCGTCTGGGGTGGAACAGGTGATGGTGCGATCGCCCTTGACCTGCGAAGCCAATCGCTCCGTCTGCCGCACCTGTTACGGCTGGAGTTTAGCCCATTCCCGTCCGGTGGATATTGGCGAAGCAGTGGGCATCATTGCCGCCCAATCGATTGGGGAACCCGGTACGCAGCTCACCATGCGCACCTTCCACACGGGGGGCGTGTTTACTGGGGAAATTGCCCGTCAGATTAAGGCACCATTTGACGGCAAGGTTTCGTTTCCCAAAAACTTCCGCAGCCGCCCGCTGCGCACCCGCCACGGCGACGATGCCTTGCAGGTTGAAGTGGCCAACACTTTTACCTTGACTGGAGACGAGGGTCAGATAGAGACTATTGAAGCTACTCCAGGCTCGACAGTATTGGTGAAGGAGGGCGAGCGGGTACAGGAGGGGCAGATGATTGCCGAAGTGGCTGCTGCCGGTAAGACTGCCCGCAAGAGCACCGAAAAGGCCCAAAAAGACGTAGCCGCAGACCTGGCTGGGGAAATTCGCTTTGAAAGCTTGCCATTTGAAGAGAAAACAGACCGGCAGGGCAACACCACCTTCATGGTGCAGCGGCAAGGCATTATCTGGGTCATGTCCGGACAAGTCTATAACCTGCCCCCGGGTGCCGAGCCTGTGGTGGAGAATGGCGATCGCATTGAAGCAGGTGCCGTCATTGCCGCAACCTCTTTAATGACCGAGCATGGCGGTGTCGTGCGCTTGCCCGATCAACTGGACGGCAAGGGGGGACGCGAAGTAGAAATCATCACCGCATCGGTGGTATTAGACCAAGCTAAGGTGAGGGCCGAATCCCATCAAGGGCGCGAGCAATTTATGTTGGACACCGCCGCCGGTCAGTCCTTTTTGCTCAAGACCACCCCCGGCACCAAAGTGGGGAACAACGAAGTGGTGGCGGAACTGCAGGAAAGCGAGTACCGCACCCAGACGGGGGGATTGGTCAAGTTTGCCGGTTTGGAAGTGGCCAAGCGGGGCAAAGCCAAGCAGGGCTACGAAATCACCAAGGGAGGTACCCTGCTGTGGATTCCAGAGGAATCTCACGAAGTCAACAAAGATATCTCGCTGCTGAATGTCGAAGACGGCCAGTACGTCGAGGCAGGCACGGAAGTGGTCAAAGATATCTTCTGCCAAACCAGTGGGGTGGTGGAAGTGACCCAGAAAAACGACATTCTGCGGGAAATTACCATCAAGCCCGGTAGTTTGCACTTGATTGACAATCAGGCCGATTTGGAAATCCAGAGCGGTACGTTGGTGCAGCCGGGGCAGGAGGCAATTTCGGGAGTGGTGGCCGAGTCTTTAGCCTATCTAGAACAGCTCGAAACCACTGAAGGACCGGCAGTGTTACTGCGTCCGGTCGAAGAATTCGAGATCCCCGACGAGCCGTCCGTTCCCAGTCAGGAGTCTGTCAGCGAGGCCGGACGGGCCATCCGCTTACTGGCGGTGCAGCGAGTTCCCTTCAAAGATGGCGAGCGGATTAAGTCGATTGGCGGCGTGGAGCTATTAAAAACCCAGCTCTTGCTGGAAATCGATACCGAAGCTCCCCATCTCAAAGCGGACATCGAACTGGTGGCAGACGAAAGCGATCCCGAGCTGATGCGCCTGCAATTGGTGATTTTGGAAACTCTATTAGTGCGCCGCGATATTGATGCGGATCTGACTCAAGGTAGAACCCAAACTGGCCTGTTAGTGCAAGAGGGAGATACCATCGAGCCCGGTTCTGTGGTGGCCCGAACTGAAATTCAAGCCAAGCAGGCCGGCATTACTCGCGGTTTGAAGGGGGATGGAGAACCGGTCCGCCGCCTATTGACGATTACCGACCACGATTTCGTGCAGGTGCCGCTCTCCGAACAAACCTCCCTCACAAGCGGAGATATCGTGCGGGTGGGAGATACGATTGCCCCCGGTACGATCGCCCCTGAGTCCGGTCAGGTGATGGCGATTTCCAAAGACACTCTGACACTGAGAATTGGGCGACCCTATCTGGTGTCGGCTGGAGCCATTTTGCAGGTGGGGGATGGCGATTTGGTACAGCGGGGGGACAATTTAGCCCTACTGGTCTACGAGCGGGCTAAGACGGGAGATATCATCCAGGGTTTACCTCGAATTGAGGAGTTGTTAGAGGCTCGCAAACCGAAGGAAATGTGCGTGCTGTGTAAGAATTCTGGCGTGGTGCAACTGACGCGAGATGACGACCAGATGGATGTGAAGATTCTGGAGGAAGACGGCACCATTGCTGACTATCCGCTATTGCCCGGTCAGAATCCGATTGTGGTGGACGGTCAGCAAGTACAGGCGGGAGAGCCTCTGACCGACGGTCCGGCCAATCCCCACGATCTGTTGGATGCCTTTTTCGAGTACCACAAGAACGAATTGGGCATCGATCGGGCGGCGATGTTAGCGATTCGGGAGGTGCAGCGCTTCTTTGTGAACGAGGTGCAAAACGTCTATCGCTCTCAAGGGGTAGATATTGCCGACAAGCACATCGAAGTGGTGGTGCGCCAGATGACCTCGAAGGTGCGGGTCGATGATGGCGGCGACACCATTCTGTTGCCGGGAGAGTTGGTGGATCTGTACCAAATTCAGCAGACGAATGCCACGATGGCGATCGCCGGTATGGCTCCCGCCCAATACACACCCGTACTGTTGGGGATCACCAAAGCTAGCTTGAATACCGACAGCTTTATTTCGGCAGCCAGTTTCCAAGAAACCACGCGCGTTTTGACAGAAGCGGCAATCGAAGGGAAATCCGATTGGCTGCGGGGGCTGAAGGAGAATGTGATTATCGGTCGCCTGATTCCTGCCGGGACGGGCTTCAATACCTACACCGAAGAAACGGACGAACCCGATATTCTGCCAGATGATGCGGAGCGTCCCTATCCGTCCCCTTCCGTCGGCAATCCCATTCTGTCCGATGAGGAATTGGTGGATGATTTTACTGCGAAGGAAGCCATTTTAAAGGAACAAAAGAAGCAGGCAGAGGCTGACCTCTAG
- the rpsT gene encoding 30S ribosomal protein S20: MPQIKSAIKRVQIAERNRLYNKSYKSAIHTLTKKVFAAADALAAGEASVEQLDTAMSAAVSKIDKAACKGVLHRNTANRRKARLSRVYKAATGQTAPAN, encoded by the coding sequence ATGCCCCAGATCAAGTCTGCCATCAAGCGAGTTCAGATCGCCGAACGCAATCGGCTGTACAACAAATCCTACAAGTCTGCCATTCATACCCTGACCAAAAAAGTCTTTGCAGCGGCTGACGCTTTGGCAGCGGGTGAAGCATCGGTAGAGCAGTTGGATACGGCCATGTCTGCCGCAGTCAGCAAAATTGATAAAGCAGCTTGTAAGGGGGTGCTGCACCGGAATACGGCAAACCGCCGCAAAGCCCGCCTGTCTCGGGTTTATAAGGCAGCCACCGGTCAAACCGCACCGGCTAACTAG
- the rpoB gene encoding DNA-directed RNA polymerase subunit beta: protein MNSLTAATSANTLPDLVEIQRKSFLWFLGEGFEEELLSFSPIIDYTGKLELHFLPEYKPGDPSKGYKIHPPRYDAEEAKRRDATYQAQIRVPTRLINKETGEIKDMDVFIGDLPLMTDRGTFIINGAERVIVNQIVRSPGVYYKEEVDKNGRRTYNASLIPNRGAWLKFETDKNDLVWVRIDKTRKLSAAVLLKALGLSDAEINDGLRHPEYIQKTVEKEGQFSEEEALMELYRKLRPGEPPTVAGGQQLLESRFFDPRRYDLGRVGRYKLNRKLNLSTPENIRVLTTTDILSAIDYLINLEFDIGQTDDIDHLGNRRIRSVGELLQNQVRVGLNRLERIIRERMTVSESESLTPASLVNPKPLVAAIKEFFGSSQLSQFMDQTNPLAELTHKRRLSALGPGGLSRERAGFAVRDIHPSHYGRICPIETPEGPNAGLIGSLATHARINQYGFIESPYWPVEGGVVQKEQRPIYLTADEEDEYRVAPGDIPLDEDNRILGELVPVRYRQEFGTAHPDEVHYVQVSPVQVISVGTSLIPFLEHDDANRALMGANMQRQAVPLLKPERPLVGTGVEAQAARDSGMVVVCRSNGVVTRVTSQEVIVQADAGNGPVEYTLQKYQRSNQDTCLNQRPIVEVGDRVVAGQVLADGSATEGGELALGQNILVAYMPWEGYNYEDAILLSERLVFDDVFTSVHVEKFEIEARQTKLGPEEITREIPNVGEDSLRNLDEQGIVRVGAWVTSGDILVGKVTPKGESDQPPEEKLLRAIFGEKARDVRDNSLRVPNGEKGRVVDVRVFTREQGDELPPGANMVVRVFIALKRKIQVGDKIAGRHGNKGIISRILPCEDMPYLPDGTPVDIVLNPLGVPSRMNVGQVFECLLGWAADNLGVRFKLMPFDEMHGEEASRATVRAKLEEAREKTNKDWIYTDSGPHAGKMTVYDGRTGELFDQPVTVGRAYILKLVHLVDEKIHARSTGPYSLVTQQPLGGKAQQGGQRFGEMEVWALEAFGAAYTLQELLTVKSDDMIGRNEALNAIVKGQPIPRPGTPESFKVLMRELQSLGLDVSVYKVNTELDGTSTHTEVDLMADSSQRRTPSRPTYESVTTEDLQVGPEAQKGETPAAAARLPVEAAVSEENPPEAVEAPLPAEVAVAVAEDPE, encoded by the coding sequence ATGAATAGTTTGACAGCTGCGACTTCCGCTAATACCCTGCCAGACCTGGTGGAGATTCAGCGGAAGAGTTTTTTATGGTTTTTGGGCGAAGGATTTGAAGAAGAACTACTCAGCTTTTCCCCAATTATCGACTATACCGGCAAACTAGAACTACATTTTTTGCCCGAATACAAACCGGGCGATCCCTCCAAGGGCTACAAGATTCATCCTCCCCGCTACGATGCCGAAGAAGCCAAGCGCAGGGATGCCACCTATCAAGCTCAAATCCGCGTCCCCACTCGCCTGATCAATAAAGAAACGGGCGAGATCAAAGATATGGATGTCTTCATCGGGGATCTGCCCCTAATGACCGATCGCGGTACGTTTATCATCAATGGTGCCGAACGGGTGATCGTCAACCAAATTGTCCGCAGCCCGGGTGTCTATTACAAAGAAGAAGTCGATAAAAACGGTCGCCGTACCTATAATGCCAGCCTGATCCCCAACCGGGGTGCTTGGCTGAAATTCGAGACTGACAAGAACGACTTAGTCTGGGTGCGGATCGACAAAACCCGCAAGTTGTCCGCTGCCGTTTTGCTCAAGGCCCTGGGTCTGAGTGACGCCGAAATTAACGACGGGTTGCGCCACCCCGAATACATTCAAAAAACAGTTGAAAAAGAAGGGCAATTTAGCGAAGAAGAAGCCCTGATGGAGCTATATCGCAAGCTCCGTCCCGGCGAGCCGCCGACGGTAGCAGGCGGTCAGCAACTGCTAGAATCTCGTTTCTTCGATCCCCGCCGCTACGATCTCGGTCGCGTCGGTCGCTACAAACTCAATCGCAAGCTCAACCTCAGCACTCCAGAAAATATTCGGGTGTTGACCACCACCGATATTCTGTCGGCGATCGACTACTTGATTAACCTAGAATTCGACATCGGCCAAACCGACGATATCGACCACTTGGGCAATCGCCGCATCCGTTCGGTGGGAGAGCTGCTGCAGAACCAAGTGCGTGTGGGCCTCAATCGCCTAGAACGGATTATTCGCGAGCGCATGACGGTCTCCGAGTCCGAGAGCTTGACGCCAGCGTCGCTGGTCAACCCCAAACCATTGGTGGCTGCCATTAAAGAGTTCTTCGGCTCCAGTCAGCTCTCTCAGTTCATGGACCAGACCAACCCACTGGCCGAGTTGACCCACAAGCGCCGCCTGTCGGCCCTCGGCCCCGGCGGTCTCAGCCGCGAGCGGGCGGGTTTCGCGGTGCGCGACATCCACCCCAGCCACTACGGTCGCATCTGCCCGATTGAAACCCCCGAAGGCCCTAACGCTGGCTTGATTGGTTCGCTGGCCACCCACGCCCGCATTAACCAATACGGCTTTATCGAGAGCCCCTACTGGCCGGTGGAAGGTGGCGTGGTGCAGAAGGAGCAGCGGCCGATTTATCTCACTGCTGATGAAGAAGACGAATATCGGGTTGCTCCTGGAGATATTCCTCTGGATGAAGACAACCGCATTCTGGGCGAACTGGTGCCCGTCCGCTACCGTCAGGAATTCGGCACTGCCCACCCCGACGAAGTTCACTACGTTCAGGTTTCGCCAGTCCAGGTGATTTCGGTCGGGACCTCTCTGATTCCCTTCCTGGAGCACGACGACGCCAACCGCGCCCTCATGGGGGCAAACATGCAGCGTCAGGCGGTGCCCCTGCTCAAGCCCGAGCGACCGTTGGTGGGTACTGGCGTCGAAGCCCAAGCCGCCCGCGACTCCGGCATGGTGGTGGTCTGCCGTTCCAATGGCGTGGTCACCCGCGTCACCTCCCAGGAGGTGATCGTGCAAGCCGATGCGGGCAACGGTCCCGTTGAATATACGCTGCAGAAATACCAGCGCTCCAACCAGGACACTTGCTTGAACCAGCGACCGATTGTGGAAGTGGGCGATCGCGTCGTGGCCGGTCAAGTGCTGGCTGACGGTTCCGCCACCGAAGGGGGCGAGCTCGCCCTCGGTCAAAACATCCTCGTCGCCTACATGCCTTGGGAAGGCTACAACTACGAAGACGCCATCTTGCTCAGCGAGCGCTTGGTTTTCGACGACGTGTTTACCTCCGTTCACGTCGAGAAATTTGAAATTGAAGCGCGCCAAACTAAACTCGGCCCCGAGGAAATCACCCGCGAAATTCCCAATGTCGGTGAAGACTCCCTGCGCAACCTCGACGAACAAGGGATTGTGCGGGTCGGTGCTTGGGTCACGTCCGGCGACATTTTGGTGGGTAAAGTCACCCCCAAAGGGGAATCCGATCAGCCCCCTGAAGAAAAATTGCTGCGGGCTATCTTTGGGGAAAAGGCTCGGGACGTGCGAGATAACTCTTTGCGGGTTCCCAACGGCGAGAAAGGGCGTGTGGTGGACGTGCGCGTGTTCACCCGCGAGCAAGGGGACGAACTACCCCCCGGCGCCAATATGGTGGTGCGGGTTTTCATTGCCCTGAAGCGCAAGATTCAGGTGGGAGATAAAATTGCCGGTCGCCACGGCAATAAGGGCATCATCTCCCGCATTCTGCCCTGCGAAGACATGCCTTACTTACCCGACGGAACCCCAGTCGACATCGTTCTCAATCCGCTGGGGGTGCCCTCCCGCATGAATGTGGGCCAAGTGTTCGAATGCTTGCTCGGTTGGGCGGCTGACAACCTCGGCGTCCGGTTCAAGCTGATGCCGTTTGACGAGATGCACGGCGAGGAAGCCTCGCGGGCAACGGTGCGGGCCAAGTTGGAGGAAGCGCGAGAGAAAACCAACAAAGACTGGATCTATACCGATAGCGGCCCCCATGCCGGAAAAATGACCGTATATGACGGTCGCACGGGCGAGTTGTTCGATCAGCCAGTGACAGTTGGTCGGGCCTACATTCTCAAGCTAGTACACCTAGTAGACGAGAAAATCCACGCTCGCTCCACGGGTCCGTACTCGCTCGTGACCCAGCAGCCCTTGGGGGGCAAGGCACAGCAGGGCGGTCAGCGGTTTGGCGAGATGGAGGTGTGGGCCTTAGAAGCCTTTGGCGCGGCCTATACCTTGCAAGAGCTGCTGACGGTCAAGTCGGACGATATGATTGGCCGCAACGAGGCGTTAAATGCGATCGTCAAAGGCCAGCCGATTCCGCGTCCCGGAACGCCCGAATCGTTCAAGGTGTTGATGCGAGAGCTGCAGTCTCTGGGGTTGGATGTGTCTGTTTATAAGGTGAATACCGAATTGGATGGTACCTCCACTCATACGGAAGTGGATCTGATGGCAGATTCCAGCCAGCGACGGACGCCATCGCGTCCCACCTACGAGTCAGTCACGACTGAAGACTTACAGGTTGGACCGGAGGCTCAAAAAGGAGAGACTCCCGCTGCGGCAGCTCGGCTACCCGTTGAGGCTGCTGTCAGCGAGGAGAACCCCCCTGAAGCAGTCGAAGCACCTTTGCCTGCTGAAGTAGCAGTCGCTGTCGCTGAAGACCCAGAATAA
- the ilvN gene encoding acetolactate synthase small subunit — protein sequence MQHTLSALVQDQPGVLSRIAGMFARRGFNIHNLTVGETEKPGISRIIMVVSGTENDVEQFTKQLYKLIDVLKVQDMTHIPCVQRELMLVKVNSTAATRREIMDLAEMFRARIVDVSEESLTLEVTGDPGKMVAIGKMLSGYGIREMARTGMVATIRESGVNTEFLRNQVEIVAS from the coding sequence ATCCAGCATACTCTTTCTGCCCTCGTGCAAGACCAACCGGGCGTTTTGAGCCGCATCGCAGGCATGTTTGCCCGACGGGGGTTCAACATTCACAACTTGACAGTGGGGGAGACTGAAAAGCCAGGGATTTCTCGCATCATTATGGTGGTCTCCGGTACGGAAAACGATGTGGAGCAATTTACGAAGCAGCTCTATAAGCTGATTGATGTGCTGAAGGTGCAGGACATGACCCATATTCCCTGCGTGCAGCGGGAATTGATGTTGGTCAAGGTGAACTCTACTGCCGCGACGCGGCGAGAGATTATGGATTTGGCCGAAATGTTCCGCGCCCGGATTGTGGATGTGTCGGAAGAGTCGCTGACGTTGGAGGTGACGGGCGATCCCGGCAAGATGGTGGCGATTGGCAAGATGTTGTCGGGGTATGGCATTCGCGAGATGGCTCGGACGGGGATGGTGGCCACGATTCGCGAGTCTGGCGTCAATACCGAGTTTCTGCGCAATCAAGTAGAGATAGTGGCGAGCTAA
- a CDS encoding TatD family hydrolase, with protein sequence MDLVDSHVHLNFDRFEADLAEVARRWRAAGVRQLVHSCCSPAEFPQLQAVADTYPEVFLAVGLHPLDVGGWQPELAAQIRSLATSDPRVVAIGETGLDFYKADNIEIQMAAFRAQIAIAQQLDLPLIIHCRDAAAAARDLLRQTQGTLRGVMHCWGGSPTETQWFVDLGMYISFSGILTFKNARTVRDSAAIVPRDRLLIETDCPFLAPVPYRGKRNEPAYVASVASTLADIQALPLPQLASQTSANARRLFRLPNPTQLQQPERGFATV encoded by the coding sequence ATCGATTTAGTCGATAGTCACGTTCACCTCAACTTCGATCGGTTTGAAGCGGATTTAGCTGAAGTCGCGCGCCGCTGGCGCGCCGCTGGCGTGCGTCAGTTGGTGCATTCCTGCTGCAGCCCAGCCGAATTCCCGCAGTTGCAGGCGGTGGCCGATACCTACCCAGAAGTGTTTCTGGCGGTTGGCCTCCACCCTTTAGATGTGGGCGGCTGGCAACCCGAGTTAGCTGCGCAAATCCGCTCCCTGGCCACCTCCGACCCTCGGGTTGTGGCGATCGGCGAGACCGGCTTAGATTTCTATAAAGCAGATAACATCGAGATTCAAATGGCGGCGTTTCGAGCGCAGATTGCGATCGCCCAACAGCTCGATCTGCCCCTCATCATCCACTGTCGCGATGCCGCCGCTGCCGCGCGAGACCTCTTGAGGCAAACGCAAGGCACCCTGCGGGGGGTCATGCACTGCTGGGGGGGCAGCCCCACAGAAACCCAGTGGTTTGTGGATCTTGGCATGTACATTAGCTTCAGTGGTATCCTGACATTTAAGAACGCTCGTACAGTACGCGATTCAGCCGCAATCGTTCCCCGCGATCGCCTGCTAATCGAAACGGACTGTCCGTTCCTCGCTCCCGTTCCCTATCGCGGCAAGCGCAACGAACCCGCCTATGTGGCCAGCGTGGCTAGCACACTCGCCGATATTCAAGCCCTGCCCTTGCCGCAGTTGGCCAGCCAAACTTCGGCCAATGCCCGCCGTTTGTTTCGGTTGCCCAACCCCACCCAGCTCCAACAACCCGAGCGGGGTTTTGCCACTGTCTAG